In Lentibacillus amyloliquefaciens, one DNA window encodes the following:
- a CDS encoding Nramp family divalent metal transporter, producing the protein MEPSQSVNTQVEKPKRWKISYVGPGLVVAVAGVGAGDLVAALVAGADFGLMLIWAVILGAFIKYILTEGVGRWYLATGQTILQGWRSLGSWVSGYYVIYVVLFGLIYGAAVTAACALFISTLFPVLPVWGWAIIHALIGLAVGWFGGYQKFERIMQFFVIVMFITVVGSALFVLPSIGELANGMVPRMPDGSFLQTLGLISGVGGAASIPYYGYWIREKNWQGGSWMSVMRLDSAVAYIITGIFCFALMIVAYQFLYGAGISISGNEGLVTMAEIYGERFGSVATWLLLIGFWAAAFTSLLSAWNGLPYIFTDFVQLLKNKGKQSNRDISEKDPAYRAYLLWLTFPSMLFLFIDDPVLLVLIGLAFSATILPFLAITLMLLLNSRNVERQYRNGVVNNLILGTIVVIFVVLAAIELYNSF; encoded by the coding sequence ATGGAACCAAGTCAGTCAGTTAACACTCAAGTAGAAAAGCCAAAAAGATGGAAGATATCATATGTCGGTCCCGGTCTTGTTGTAGCAGTGGCCGGTGTCGGTGCAGGGGATTTGGTGGCTGCCCTTGTGGCCGGGGCTGACTTTGGTCTGATGTTAATTTGGGCCGTTATTTTAGGTGCATTTATCAAATACATCTTAACTGAAGGCGTCGGGCGCTGGTATTTGGCAACCGGGCAAACAATCTTGCAAGGGTGGCGGTCCCTGGGAAGCTGGGTTTCAGGCTATTATGTGATTTATGTTGTCTTATTTGGACTTATATATGGTGCGGCAGTGACAGCTGCTTGTGCGCTGTTTATATCCACGCTTTTCCCGGTGCTGCCCGTATGGGGGTGGGCCATCATCCATGCGTTGATTGGACTTGCTGTTGGGTGGTTTGGTGGCTATCAAAAGTTCGAGCGTATTATGCAGTTTTTTGTTATCGTCATGTTCATTACTGTAGTGGGATCAGCGTTATTTGTTCTTCCCAGTATTGGCGAATTAGCGAACGGGATGGTTCCGCGGATGCCGGATGGATCATTTTTACAAACCCTGGGATTGATCAGTGGCGTCGGTGGTGCTGCATCCATTCCTTATTACGGTTATTGGATACGCGAGAAAAATTGGCAGGGTGGTTCCTGGATGTCAGTGATGCGACTTGATTCTGCCGTTGCTTATATTATTACCGGTATTTTCTGCTTTGCGCTTATGATTGTGGCTTATCAGTTTTTATATGGAGCAGGTATATCGATTTCGGGGAATGAAGGTCTTGTCACAATGGCTGAAATTTATGGTGAAAGGTTCGGATCTGTCGCTACCTGGCTGCTCTTGATCGGTTTTTGGGCAGCAGCCTTCACATCATTACTATCGGCCTGGAACGGACTTCCATATATATTTACGGATTTTGTTCAACTGTTAAAGAACAAAGGTAAACAATCAAATCGTGATATTTCTGAAAAGGATCCTGCTTATCGCGCATATTTGCTTTGGTTAACATTCCCATCCATGCTGTTTTTGTTTATCGATGATCCGGTGTTGCTTGTGTTAATCGGATTGGCATTCAGTGCAACCATACTTCCTTTTCTAGCCATTACCTTAATGCTGTTATTAAACTCAAGAAATGTGGAAAGACAATACCGGAATGGTGTGGTTAATAATCTGATTTTAGGCACCATTGTTGTTATTTTTGTGGTACTGGCAGCTATCGAGTTATACAATTCTTTCTAA
- the pta gene encoding phosphate acetyltransferase, whose product MSHLFDQINDQLKNENKKIVFPEGRDERILTAASQLGAIGIVKPILLGDEEEIKQQADAIDVDISACELMDPHQFPEFDKMVEAFVERRKGKVTTDQAQQALLDGNYFGTMLVYMDYADGLVSGATHSTADTVRPALQIIKTKEGIKKTSGVFIMVRNDEKYVFADCAINMNPDSQDLAEIAMESASTAKLFDVDPRIAMLSFSTKGSAESEETEKVVDALELAKEKNPSLVIDGEFQFDAAFVPSVAAKKAPDSVIKGDANVFIFPSLEAGNIGYKIAQRLGEFEAVGPILQGLNKPVNDLSRGCSAEDVYNLALITARQA is encoded by the coding sequence ATGAGTCATCTGTTTGACCAGATAAATGATCAATTAAAAAATGAGAATAAAAAAATCGTGTTTCCTGAAGGCCGGGATGAGCGGATTTTAACAGCCGCCAGTCAGCTGGGGGCCATTGGAATTGTAAAACCGATTCTGCTTGGAGATGAAGAAGAGATAAAACAGCAGGCGGACGCAATTGATGTCGACATCTCTGCGTGCGAGCTGATGGACCCCCATCAATTCCCGGAATTTGACAAAATGGTTGAAGCCTTTGTTGAACGCAGGAAGGGAAAGGTGACGACAGATCAGGCGCAGCAGGCTTTGCTTGACGGGAATTATTTTGGGACGATGCTTGTCTACATGGATTATGCGGATGGTCTTGTGAGTGGTGCAACACATTCGACAGCCGATACGGTGCGCCCCGCTCTGCAGATTATCAAAACGAAAGAGGGCATCAAGAAAACCTCAGGCGTCTTTATCATGGTCCGCAACGATGAAAAGTATGTGTTTGCCGATTGTGCAATCAACATGAATCCGGACAGTCAAGACTTGGCCGAAATTGCGATGGAAAGCGCCAGTACAGCGAAATTGTTCGATGTCGATCCGCGAATTGCCATGCTTAGCTTTTCCACAAAAGGTTCAGCCGAGTCGGAGGAAACTGAAAAAGTTGTTGACGCATTGGAGTTGGCGAAGGAAAAGAACCCGTCACTAGTCATCGACGGCGAATTTCAGTTTGATGCGGCGTTCGTTCCAAGTGTTGCTGCCAAGAAAGCACCGGATTCCGTCATTAAGGGTGATGCGAACGTCTTTATTTTTCCTAGTCTTGAAGCAGGAAACATTGGCTATAAAATCGCTCAGCGTCTGGGTGAGTTTGAAGCGGTCGGACCGATTTTGCAAGGGCTGAACAAACCGGTTAATGATTTGTCGCGCGGGTGCAGTGCTGAGGATGTTTACAACCTCGCACTAATTACAGCGAGACAGGCGTAA
- the hemQ gene encoding hydrogen peroxide-dependent heme synthase, protein MAAEAVKTLDGWYCLHDMRTIDWTSWKKISNEERIEAIDGLKELLTKWEAVEEAENGSHALYKIVGQKADVMFMFLRPTMDELSDIETEFNKSKFAEFLIPAHSYVSVVELSQYSGNSSADDPKTRERLYPILPKWEHVSFYPMDKRREGDENWYSLNFKERARLLYEHSKTGRQYAGEVKQIITGSFGFDDWEWGVTLFAHDVLQLKKIVYEMRFDEVSALYGEFGEFFVGNHLPKEKIDTYLHV, encoded by the coding sequence ATGGCAGCTGAAGCAGTTAAAACACTGGATGGCTGGTATTGCTTGCATGACATGCGCACGATCGATTGGACTTCCTGGAAAAAAATTTCAAATGAGGAACGTATCGAGGCAATCGATGGACTTAAAGAGCTGCTGACTAAATGGGAAGCCGTTGAAGAGGCTGAAAATGGCAGTCACGCTCTCTACAAAATTGTCGGTCAGAAAGCAGATGTGATGTTTATGTTTTTGCGTCCGACCATGGATGAGCTGTCTGATATCGAAACCGAATTCAATAAATCAAAATTTGCCGAGTTTTTGATTCCTGCCCATTCATACGTCTCTGTTGTGGAACTTTCCCAATACAGCGGCAACAGTTCCGCAGATGATCCAAAAACACGGGAGCGGCTCTATCCAATCCTGCCGAAATGGGAACACGTCTCATTCTACCCGATGGACAAGCGCCGTGAAGGTGACGAGAACTGGTATTCACTTAATTTCAAAGAGCGGGCACGGCTGCTCTATGAACATTCGAAAACCGGACGCCAATACGCCGGCGAAGTGAAACAAATTATTACCGGATCGTTCGGCTTCGATGACTGGGAATGGGGCGTCACGCTGTTTGCCCACGACGTTCTCCAGTTGAAAAAAATCGTTTATGAAATGCGCTTTGATGAAGTAAGTGCGCTTTACGGCGAATTTGGCGAGTTTTTCGTCGGCAATCATTTGCCCAAAGAGAAAATAGATACTTATTTACACGTTTAA
- a CDS encoding DUF1572 domain-containing protein — protein MNLGNEYLKVVQERFKSVKDLGDKTINQLSEDDIHWHLNGASNSVAVIAKHLSGNMVSRWSNFLNSDGEKSYRNRDQEFENDIPSKQELIAVWEKGWNTLFETLNGLEDQDMIKTVYIRGEGHTVLEAIERQMAHYAYHVGQIVYIGKQIKDENWETLSIPKGKSEEYLQ, from the coding sequence TGAATCTCGGGAATGAGTATTTGAAAGTTGTTCAGGAAAGATTTAAAAGTGTCAAAGACCTGGGGGATAAGACAATAAATCAATTGTCAGAAGACGACATTCACTGGCATTTAAATGGGGCATCAAATAGTGTTGCTGTTATAGCCAAACATTTAAGTGGGAATATGGTGTCTAGGTGGTCTAACTTTTTAAACTCGGACGGGGAAAAATCTTATAGGAATCGTGACCAAGAATTTGAGAATGATATACCGTCAAAACAGGAATTGATAGCAGTATGGGAAAAGGGTTGGAACACTCTCTTTGAAACATTAAATGGATTAGAGGATCAGGATATGATAAAAACAGTATATATCCGTGGGGAAGGTCATACGGTACTGGAAGCAATCGAAAGGCAAATGGCTCACTATGCCTATCATGTAGGGCAAATAGTTTATATTGGTAAACAAATAAAAGATGAGAATTGGGAAACTCTCAGTATCCCTAAAGGTAAATCAGAAGAATATTTACAATAA